Genomic window (Paraglaciecola psychrophila 170):
CCGCTCAATCATATCTACTTTGCAACCTAAGCTGGCAAGCACAAAAGCGTCTCGGCCCAAACCCGCTGTGGCATCGAGTACGTGCAAACTGCTCTTACCTTTTAAGCCAATTGCTCTGGCAATGGCTTCTTTTTTACCTCCGCCATGTAATCGTCTAAACGTAAGTGCGTCTGAAGTAAAATCGACTTTTACTGCGCCTACTTTTGGCTCGTCTAATTGACGTAATTCCAAGTGAGAAATTTGCTGTACCAAGGCTAAGCCAGAATCGGTGTTTTCGCGATACATTAATCCCCACTTTGCAGCGGTTTGTTGGGCTAGTAATGTTAATTCGGGTGCAGCGTCTCGCGGCACCGTAACAGGGATGTTACGCATGACCAAAGTGCTCTTTGTTACTTAACCAGCGATTCACTATTGCTTGGGCGTTTGATGGGTATTGATCCCATAGGTGGTTAGCAATATTTTGAACTTGAGGTATGAGCTCTGCATCACGCATCAGATCTGCAATCTTTAAATCAGCTAACCCAGTTTGTTTGGTGCCTAAAAGCTCTCCTGGTCCGCGAATTTCTAAATCCTGTTGAGCGATATAAAATCCGTCGTTGGACTCCCTAAGAACAGCCAAACGTTTGTTAGCCGTTTTAGACAAAGGGCTTTGGTACATTAAAACGCAATGGCTTTCTATTGAGCCTCGACCTACACGCCCACGTAATTGGTGCAATTGCGCCAGCCCTAAACGTTCTGGATTTTCGATAATCATCAGGCTGGCATTGGGCACATCAACACCTACTTCAATCACAGTGGTTGCTACCAATAAGTCTAAGGCACCTGCTTTAAAGTCAGCCATAATTTGTTGTTTTTCATTAGATTTTAGTCTGCCATGTACTAAACCTACTTTCAGTTCTGGTAATGCTGTTCGCAATAAAATGGCAGTATCTTCCGCTGCTTGGCTTTGTAAAAACTCAGATTCATCTATTAGTGTACATACCCAATAGGTTTGCCTGCCTTGCTTAACGCTTACGTCACGCACTCTGGTAATTACCTCATCGCGTCGAGCATCGGGTAAAACCACAGTTTTTACAGGTGTTCTGCCCGGTGGTAATTCATCAATAATTGACGTATCTAAATCTGCATAAGCGGTCATCGCCAATGTGCGTGGAATAGGGGTGGCGGTCATGATTAACTGATGAGGAAATGCCCCTTGAGACTCACCCTTTTCACGCAACGCTAGACGTTGATGCACACCAAAGCGATGCTGTTCATCCACGACTACCAAAGCCAATGATGAAAACGTGACGGCTTCTTGAAAAATGGCATGGGTGCCTACCAACATTTTGACTTCGTTGTTGGCTAATTGAGCTAATACTTTTTCTCTGACTTTACCTTTTAATTTCCCGGCTAACCAACCGACTTCGATACCTAATGGTTCAAACCATTGACGGAAGTTATTGAAATGTTGCTCGGCTAATAGTTCAGTGGGTGCCATCAGCCCCACTTGATAACCTGCGCCGATGGCAGATAATGCCGCCATAGCAGCCACCACAGTTTTGCCTGACCCTACATCGCCTTGTACTAATCGCATCATCGGGCAATTTTGCTGCATATCATCTTGTATTTCGCCCACTACTCGCTGTTGTGCGCCTGTGGGTTTGAAGGGTAAATTTTTTAAAAATTGATTAAGCAATGACGTATTAGGTTTGATTGGGAATGTTGCTTGTTGCTGACTTTGTTGACGGACCTTTAACACACTGAGGTGGTGAGCTAATAACTCCTCTAT
Coding sequences:
- the recG gene encoding ATP-dependent DNA helicase RecG, whose translation is MKGLAQTPVTELKGVGAKAAEKLAKLAIVSVQDLLFHLPHRYEDRTRIYPISDLQPHLHTSIQGEVMSCDIQFGRRRMLVVRLSDGTGTVTLRFFHFSASQKNSLESGATIRCFGEVKAGKYGLEIMHPEYKSINLDNPQALQESLTPVYPATEGIKQITLRNLTEQALKLLSKGGLAELLPEGLYQHQIGLVDALHLVHRPPPDVTLSLFEEGRHPAQQRLIIEELLAHHLSVLKVRQQSQQQATFPIKPNTSLLNQFLKNLPFKPTGAQQRVVGEIQDDMQQNCPMMRLVQGDVGSGKTVVAAMAALSAIGAGYQVGLMAPTELLAEQHFNNFRQWFEPLGIEVGWLAGKLKGKVREKVLAQLANNEVKMLVGTHAIFQEAVTFSSLALVVVDEQHRFGVHQRLALREKGESQGAFPHQLIMTATPIPRTLAMTAYADLDTSIIDELPPGRTPVKTVVLPDARRDEVITRVRDVSVKQGRQTYWVCTLIDESEFLQSQAAEDTAILLRTALPELKVGLVHGRLKSNEKQQIMADFKAGALDLLVATTVIEVGVDVPNASLMIIENPERLGLAQLHQLRGRVGRGSIESHCVLMYQSPLSKTANKRLAVLRESNDGFYIAQQDLEIRGPGELLGTKQTGLADLKIADLMRDAELIPQVQNIANHLWDQYPSNAQAIVNRWLSNKEHFGHA